A window from uncultured Desulfobacter sp. encodes these proteins:
- a CDS encoding IS3 family transposase (programmed frameshift) has protein sequence MKKDRKKYAPEFKEEAVKLITEQGYQITEAARNLGVNPTMLGRWKREIEGSGESATGLQGSVAMKAELSRLRKENNRLKMERENLKKGSSLLRERNELKYQFVDAERKAYPVALICIVMLISRSGYYAWRKCKKSLRQREVERLIPIVKAAHQASRGTYGARRIAEEIKASGSPCGRYKAGSLMKMAGVAAKQKKKFKATTDSKHNLPVASNLLNRQFEVVEADKVYVSDITYIWTHEGWLYLAVVIDLFSRRVVGWSLSNRMTTKLIMDALHMAIRRRMPAPGLLFHSDRGSQYCSKNFQKMLNTLGMVSSMSRKGNCWDNAVAESFFGSLKTERVFFTNYMTREEARRDIIDYIEMFYNCNRRHSYLGYISPKEFEKLWFLEKAA, from the exons ATGAAGAAAGACAGAAAGAAGTATGCACCTGAATTCAAAGAAGAAGCAGTTAAACTGATAACCGAACAGGGATATCAGATTACCGAGGCAGCCCGAAATCTCGGAGTCAATCCAACCATGCTGGGTCGCTGGAAACGTGAGATTGAAGGTAGTGGAGAGAGTGCCACTGGTTTACAAGGAAGTGTGGCAATGAAGGCAGAGTTGAGCCGTCTTCGAAAAGAAAACAACCGTTTGAAGATGGAACGTGAAA ATCTTAAAAAAGGCAGCAGCCTTCTTCGCGAAAGAAATGAGCTGAAGTATCAATTCGTTGATGCTGAGAGGAAGGCTTACCCAGTAGCTCTGATATGTATTGTCATGCTCATATCCCGGAGTGGATATTATGCCTGGCGTAAATGTAAAAAATCATTGAGGCAGAGGGAAGTAGAGAGACTAATTCCTATTGTTAAAGCGGCTCATCAAGCATCAAGGGGTACCTATGGCGCCCGCCGGATTGCAGAAGAGATAAAAGCATCCGGCAGTCCTTGCGGGCGGTACAAAGCTGGGTCATTGATGAAAATGGCCGGTGTTGCCGCCAAGCAGAAAAAGAAATTTAAAGCGACGACAGACAGCAAACACAATTTGCCAGTTGCATCGAATTTACTGAACAGACAGTTTGAAGTTGTCGAAGCGGACAAGGTTTATGTCTCTGACATTACATACATTTGGACCCACGAAGGGTGGTTGTATTTGGCCGTCGTTATAGACCTTTTTTCACGCCGGGTTGTCGGCTGGTCCCTGAGTAATCGAATGACCACAAAGTTGATCATGGATGCCCTGCACATGGCAATCAGGCGTCGAATGCCTGCCCCTGGCCTGCTATTTCATTCAGACAGGGGAAGTCAGTATTGCAGTAAAAACTTCCAGAAAATGTTGAATACCCTTGGGATGGTTAGCAGCATGAGCCGGAAAGGGAATTGCTGGGACAATGCCGTGGCAGAGAGCTTTTTCGGTAGTTTGAAGACTGAGAGGGTCTTTTTTACAAACTACATGACCCGAGAAGAAGCCCGGAGAGACATCATTGATTACATCGAAATGTTTTACAATTGCAACAGACGTCATTCCTATTTGGGGTATATCAGTCCAAAAGAATTTGAAAAACTGTGGTTTTTAGAAAAAGCCGCTTAA